The proteins below come from a single Papaver somniferum cultivar HN1 chromosome 11, ASM357369v1, whole genome shotgun sequence genomic window:
- the LOC113320661 gene encoding protein DOG1-like 4 has protein sequence MSHNQQQRQQERQNSSDEDNNRRREGNTDEISFEQFLDGWLARQQRYLAELIHTNANAKEIPEEELKSLISRVLGHYQQYYEAKSTASRRDVFVLFSPPWFSTYERTFLWIAGFKPGLLLRILNKAVKDLTEDQSIRVRRIDTETKVAERELNQEMAAIQERVVSPGLVDLARRGGRLIDGETLDRDSEFQSLKEAMEAVVVAADYLRVTVTRKLVEVLNPAQAISFLTAATQLQVRIRVWGSQMERRRTN, from the coding sequence ATGTCTCATAATCAACAACAAAGACAGCAGGAGCGGCAAAATTCATCAGACGAGGATAACaatagaagaagagaaggaaataCTGACGAGATTTCGTTTGAACAGTTTCTTGATGGATGGTTGGCAAGACAACAGAGGTACTTGGCTGAACTAATACACACCAACGCTAACGCTAAAGAAATTCCAGAAGAAGAATTAAAATCTTTAATCTCAAGAGTTCTTGGTCACTATCAACAATACTACGAAGCGAAATCTACCGCATCGCGCAGAGATGTATTCGTGTTATTCTCACCGCCATGGTTTAGTACATACGAGCGTACGTTTTTATGGATCGCAGGATTCAAACCGGGGCTACTTCTACGAATCTTGAATAAGGCGGTTAAAGATTTGACTGAAGATCAGTCGATTAGAGTAAGAAGAATAGATACGGAAACTAAAGTGGCCGAAAGAGAATTAAATCAAGAAATGGCAGCGATTCAAGAACGAGTAGTATCGCCGGGACTAGTTGATTTAGCAAGACGAGGAGGGAGATTAATTGATGGAGAAACATTAGATAGGGATTCAGAATTTCAAAGCTTGAAAGAAGCGATGGAAGCTGTAGTTGTTGCTGCTGATTATCTGAGAGTTACGGTAACTAGAAAACTCGTCGAGGTATTGAATCCTGCTCAAGCAATAAGTTTCTTAACTGCAGCAACTCAGCTTCAGGTAAGGATTCGTGTTTGGGGTTCGCAAATGGAACGGCGGagaacaaactga